From Melospiza melodia melodia isolate bMelMel2 chromosome 2, bMelMel2.pri, whole genome shotgun sequence:
ACACTCAGGTAAGAACAGGAGAGGCTACACACACTTGGTAAGTAGAAACACACTGTAAATTAAACACCCAGTCTGAAGGAGAACTATGCAAATGCTAACTGCAGTGTTTCCTAGGACTCAGAGCCCAGGGTCAGAATGCAAGAAAGTCCAGTACATTATTTCCTTCAAATCTATTCATTTGTGCCTAAGTTGGATTTGTTTCTTCTACTGATTTTACAAAACACTTGCTGGTCAGAAATTTTCACACATTCTACAGAACCTTAGATGAGTATAATCTGGAAGCACATAAAGCTCAGTTAGGAAGTGTTATGCATACCTTTCCACCACAGGAATCCTAGGATTACAACAGTTAGGACAATAGGTACAATAAGGAGGAAAATAAGACTATTTCCATGTTCAACACCTGTTTAAAAAGGAAATCATACTGGTTAGTTAGAAAGTAACTGTATGATACACTAGTTCAGTAGAGCTACAACCCCAAATATGTTTTATAGCTATTTTTAAAGAGTAACCTCAATAAATTAATGCACCAGAGTCAGTTATTAGCAAAACCCTGAGCCATCTCCAGGACAGTTACATGTTAAGCACCTCATTTCAGTGAAGGCACATTACCCCTTGAAAGGCAATGGCTAGCTACTCCTACGAAAGGCTGAGCCAGATTTCAAACAAATGAAATTTCAGCAAATATCTTGTATTGGGTTTCCACTGCAAGGTTTTGATGGTTTCTGTGAGAAGATGCCAAAAGCTGTCCCCATGTCAGATAGCACTAATGCCAAGCTGGAtatgtgctgctggccaaggcagaGCCTATCAGAGACTGTGGCAGTGTCTCTGGGATAACACttctaaggaaagggaaaaactGCTGGACAACAACAGCAAGGGGGAGAGGGGAGTGACAATATGTGAGGGAATCTGCCCAACAGACAGAcaaccaaggtcagtgcagaaggacgtgcaggtgctggagcagggattcccctgcagcccatggaggtccccaCATCAGAACAGGTggtgcccaaaggaggctgtgaccccatgggaagcccacgctgcagcagcctcctgccaGGACCTGTGACCCCTTGGGAAGCCCATGCTGGAACAGCCACCTGCCAGGAcctgtgaccccatgggaagcccacactgcagcagcctcctgccaggacctgtgaccccatgggaagcccacactgcagcaggctcctggcaggatctGTGACCCCTTGGAGAGATTAGCCCACGCTGGAGCAGCTTTGCTGGCAGGGCTTGTGACTCTGTGGGGAAgccacactggagcagttcatgaagaaCTGTGGGAAAGACTCATGTTGGAGAAGTTCATGAAGACTGTCTCCTTGGGAGGGAGCCCACATTGGTTCATGGGGAGTGTGAGGAGGCCTGCCCCTGAGGAGGAAGGGCAATGTATAATGAGATGACTCaagccccattccccatccccctgtgctgctcagggagacCTGCTCAGGTAATGATATTGGGAGCGAAGTTGAGGCTGGGAAAAAAGGAGAGGTTTCAGGGAGGTGTTTTAGATTTGCTCTTGTTTCTCATTATCCTGTTCTGATTTTGACTGGCAATAAATTAAACTCATTTTCCCAaagttgagtctgttttgcctgtgacagtaatGGCCAAATGACCTCTCTCTGTCCTTGCCTCAACCTATGAGGCTTTTATCATATTTTCTCCTTCCTGCCTCACAGAGGAGGGGGAGTGACAGATAAGCCTGAAAGGCACCTGGCAGCCAGCCAGGTCAACCTACCATATGCCTCACATCTGACAAGTTTATCCAGTAAAGGAAGAAGTCTGTACTAGTAAACCATGAcaactacttttgcacagaaatgagaACTTCTGTCATTAGGGACTGACTTAGGCACCCTACAAACCAGATGGTTCCAAGCATATTCTCAGTCTGTGCTTAAAGAAACCCTAAAAATTCAAGCCTCAAGCTGAGGGCTGTCCCAAAGCAATAAGCAACAGGAGGAACATTCTCTTTTCTATCTTATACCTCTCCATGAAGGAGGAAGGAACTATGCTCATTGACTCACACACATGCTAgatgagaaaatattttatcttattttatttattattttatcttaTGGCTGCTAGATGACTCACTTGAAATGGCTGAATAGTTTCACTCCAATTCATGGAGAGCAGTACAAAGAGGACAAGTTCCTAGCATTAATTACATAAGACCAGAAGGTTTAGAAGAGATCTTCTAAGACCTTCTAATCTTTATTATTACTCAAATCAAGTCACAGCTAAAGGTTTTATTCTGTAGAGATCCCTGCAAAAAGTATCTTTCCAGGGGGACCAACCTGTCATCCTCATACTTTTCACAAATTTTATACACACTTTTAGCCAACAAATCATTTCTGGTGCATTTTACTCTTGAAATTCAACTTCCTGGGAAGTCAGGAGAAACCTTACAAAGGCCATGCTGCTTCCTAAACAAACCCCTCAGACCTATGTTTGCAACATGACACATTTATTACCTTTTTCTTCTGGAAGGCATTGAATCAAAGAGATTTCAGAGCTCCTTTCTGTTTGTGAATATTTAATGATACATGTAGCATTGGAGGTAATATCAACATTCTTCAAAGGCACAGAAAGCTCCTGGTTCTGATATCTGTGTGGATTGTTACTGAGCTCCCAAGTGTAATTCAGAGATGCCTGAAAATTTGCTGTACAGTTTAATATAAGTTCATCATCACTGGTGCTGCAATTTATTTCAGGTTTTGGAAGAGAATCTAGATAGAGAGAAAGCATTCTATATTACTTTAGTTTCTACATTTCTTTTACTAGTTTCTAAAACATTCTAATTACTTTAGTTATTACTTTATAAACTATATAGAATTTCAGCACAGGACAAGGGCTGGAGCAACAAAAGCAGCAGGAGAGTGCATAGACAAAAGTGTGGGGGTATGTGCACATATGCCTGAGAAATGTGTTTCTGAAAGTGACCTGTAAACCTCCTGTTTGTGGTTCTCCCATTCCTAGTCCAAGAGTCCTTGTGGTTCACCATCCACAGGGCTAACAGACACACTGGTCACACACATTTCCCCAAGACTACAAGTGAGACTGAGTAGATCTGCACAGGATGATGCCACAGGTGTTCAGGCATGTGTAATATGCCTGCAGGAATAGCTTTAATAGATACATAATGCCTGGGATTACCTGGTCAGCTTGCTCAAAAAGTTTCATTATCTACCTGAAAGTGCAGTGTGCCATCTACACACGTTCTAGAAGTCATGCCAAGGTGAGTAATGATGGGCACACAAATGAGATGCCACCTTTGAAAACTTGTTCAAAGTGGTTAAGCCATTTAAAAATAGAGACAAAGAACAGCCCCCTCTGTTTCTGTTTACTTCCTTAACAAATAAACAATGCCCTTTCTAGACATTTTAAAGTGAATAATGCTTCACATTCTTTATGCAGTTCTTCCAGTACTTACCTAACACAACAAGTTCGAAGTTTAAGCTGTGTTCTTCCACAGAATTCCAGTACACTAACTCATATGTGCCAGCATCATCCTTCTCCAAGTTAACTATAGTCAAGGATCCATTCTTCATAAGTACACTCCTACTGCCATAatatgttgttttgttttcatcttcCCATTCAGCCACTTTATGCTTGTTTTTCTTCCAGACAATTTCCACTATTTTTTGGTCTATTTgtactggaaaagtaaaattttcTCCCATGATGCCAATTATTTCTTTTTGGTAGCCATGTGCTATAGGGGGGGAAAGGAGAAAAAGTTACTTCAACAATTGTTTTATAAAACACTGCTTGACTAATGCCCTATTCAATATCAGATAAATTCAAATTTAGGTTAGAAGCACATCACAAAGTTGCAAACTAAGGTACACATCAGGTAAGAACTACCCAAACCCAGGCTGACAGCACAATTGTATGACAAGCATGGCAAAGGAATCCAGTTTCCACATTCTGGTCCCAGGCAGAACAATTGCCCCAATGACCTTCCCTATCCTAAGCCCTTCTATCTTCAGTACTTTCCCTCTGTGCACTTGAATTAGGCTTCCTGCCCATGATCTGGTGAAAAATATTAAATGAAGAATTGTCACCACCAA
This genomic window contains:
- the LOC134414176 gene encoding uncharacterized protein LOC134414176 isoform X1, translating into MWLLTSLLCLSLLLAHGYQKEIIGIMGENFTFPVQIDQKIVEIVWKKNKHKVAEWEDENKTTYYGSRSVLMKNGSLTIVNLEKDDAGTYELVYWNSVEEHSLNFELVVLDSLPKPEINCSTSDDELILNCTANFQASLNYTWELSNNPHRYQNQELSVPLKNVDITSNATCIIKYSQTERSSEISLIQCLPEEKGVEHGNSLIFLLIVPIVLTVVILGFLWWKGIIKPGRRTAKNNSPVNGSGKHEQLNPCNSQQQSNSERDRALDGNEEGLKDKLIVENGVNQEDRALDGNEEGLKDKLIVENGVNQEEVPQDAEGENGGHPDNSSSCTKGDLEA